DNA from Hwangdonia lutea:
CATTTCCTCTGCTACTTCTTGAATTTCTTTCTTTGCGAAAAAAGCAATAGAGCCTGCAAAATGAACCGGGGCTGTTGCCAACTCGTCTTTATATTGCATAATCATATTGGTAGCAAACAAACGAATACCTTTTTTTATCAGCTGGATAATATAATCTGAGTCTTTATGCAAAAACATAAACTCTGCAAAACTCGCTAAATATGCATTGGGATTTGGCTGTTTGTACAGGTTGTATTTGATGTAATCATCTTCAACATTAAACTTGGTTTCAAAAGCAATTTTAACATTTTCGGGCATGTGGTTAAAATAGTAGTCTCTAATTAACTGGCGCCCGTAATAATTACCGGAAGCATCGTCCATAATAGAGTACCCAAGAGATTTAACACGTTTGTGTTCAATTTCCCCATCGTAATAACTACAGTTTGATCCAGTGCCTAAAATACACACAACAGCAGCTTCGTTTATACTATTAATGGTAGCGTAAACCGCAGCCATGGTGTCTTCATTTACTTCAACAGTGGCGTTTATAAATATCTCTTCTAAAACACCTGAAAGGAGTGCTTTTGGTTTTTCAGTTCCACAGCCTGCTCCATAAAAGAAAATATGTGTTACCTGCTCACTATTGGCTTTTAAATCTTCGTTTTTTTTAATTATTTTTTTTAGCTTCTTTTCTGGCAGTATTGCAGGATTTAAACCCTTAGTACGAATTTTTTCCAGCAATCTATTTCCGTTACTGTCTACCGCTATCCAATCAGACTTAGTAGAACCACTATCAACTATTAAAATCATAAGTTTAAAAGTAAAAAAACCCACAGAATTATAATGTTTTTACACGATAATTCTGCGGATTCAAGTTAATAATTATATTGAACCAATATGCTCTGCTAAATCTACTAATTTAGTTGAATATCCATATTCGTTATCGTACCAAGATACTAATTTAAAGAAATTATCATTTAAAGCAATACTTGCACCCGCATCAAATACACTGGTCATTGGCTCTGACACGAAATCTTGAGAAACCACAGCTTCTTCAGTGTAGCCCAAAATGCCTTTTAAATCATTTTCTGAAGCGCTTTTTAAAACTGCTTTAACTTCATCCCAGGTTGCCGATTTTTCTGTTCTAACCGTTAAATCTACAACAGATACATCTGGAGTTGGTACTCTAAATGCCATGCCCGTTAATTTACCGTTTAATTCAGGAATTACTTTTCCAACAGCTTTAGCAGCTCCAGTTGATGATGGTATAATGTTTGCCAAGGCACTTCTTCCGCCTCTCCAGTCTTTTTTAGATGGTCCGTCAACGGTTAATTGGGTTGCTGTTGTAGCGTGAACCGTCGTCATTAAGCCTTCTGCAATACCAAACTCATCATTAATTACTTTAGCTAAAGGCGCTAAACAATTTGTAGTACAAGATGCATTAGATACAATAGTATCAGCAGCTGTAATGTCTTTATGGTTTACACCCATTACAAACATTGGTGCATCGGCAGATGGTGCCGATATAGCTACTTTTTTAGCCCCAGCAGCAATGTGCTTTTGCGCACCGTCTAATTTTGTAAAAATACCGGTACAGTCTAAAATTACTTCTGCGCCAACTTCATCCCATTTTAAATCTTCCGGGTTACGCTCAGCCGTAATTCTTATTTCGTTACCGTTAACCACAAGGTTTCCGTTTTTTGTTTCAACAGTGCCATTAAATTTTCCGTGTACCGAATCAAATTTCAGTAAGTATGCTAAGTGCTCTACATCCAATAGGTCGTTAATACCTACTATTTCAATATTTGGTCTTTCAGCAGCTACTCTAAAAGCAATTCTACCAATTCTACCAAATCCGTTAATTCCAATTTTTAATTTTGACATAATCTTATTTATTAATGTTTAAGTGCTCATAATGTCTGAGACACGCAATAATTCTAAATTTATTTTTGTTTTTCCTTTTATGGCGTTTTCCAAATGCGTTAATTCCATTTTACCATTTTGTAAACCAACCATGTAATTCGATTTTCCTTCAAGTATCGACTCAACAGCCTTTACACCCATTCTGCTCGCTAAAACGCGATCGAAACACGATGGTGCGCCACCACGTTGCATGTGCCCAAGTACTGAAACCCTAACATCGTAACCTTCCATGTTTTCATCCACATAGTCCTTAAGTTCAAAAATGTTTTTACCTATTTTATCACCTTCAGCCACAATTACTATACTT
Protein-coding regions in this window:
- a CDS encoding BadF/BadG/BcrA/BcrD ATPase family protein encodes the protein MILIVDSGSTKSDWIAVDSNGNRLLEKIRTKGLNPAILPEKKLKKIIKKNEDLKANSEQVTHIFFYGAGCGTEKPKALLSGVLEEIFINATVEVNEDTMAAVYATINSINEAAVVCILGTGSNCSYYDGEIEHKRVKSLGYSIMDDASGNYYGRQLIRDYYFNHMPENVKIAFETKFNVEDDYIKYNLYKQPNPNAYLASFAEFMFLHKDSDYIIQLIKKGIRLFATNMIMQYKDELATAPVHFAGSIAFFAKKEIQEVAEEMGFRTGNFERRPIDGLVAFHTNNLKN
- the gap gene encoding type I glyceraldehyde-3-phosphate dehydrogenase, whose amino-acid sequence is MSKLKIGINGFGRIGRIAFRVAAERPNIEIVGINDLLDVEHLAYLLKFDSVHGKFNGTVETKNGNLVVNGNEIRITAERNPEDLKWDEVGAEVILDCTGIFTKLDGAQKHIAAGAKKVAISAPSADAPMFVMGVNHKDITAADTIVSNASCTTNCLAPLAKVINDEFGIAEGLMTTVHATTATQLTVDGPSKKDWRGGRSALANIIPSSTGAAKAVGKVIPELNGKLTGMAFRVPTPDVSVVDLTVRTEKSATWDEVKAVLKSASENDLKGILGYTEEAVVSQDFVSEPMTSVFDAGASIALNDNFFKLVSWYDNEYGYSTKLVDLAEHIGSI